A window of the Oncorhynchus tshawytscha isolate Ot180627B unplaced genomic scaffold, Otsh_v2.0 Un_contig_174_pilon_pilon, whole genome shotgun sequence genome harbors these coding sequences:
- the LOC121844967 gene encoding vegetative cell wall protein gp1-like — protein sequence MSFEDDELTEENTVHGLLPQPFSPASPSASQPHPPAYHQLSPSASPASAPSSPSLSPSFSPSLSPSLSSASPQPTTSLSTQPPQPQPHPLPASPLASPPAFLPASPPRLPSLPPASPSATSASPPSLSPSFSPRLSPSLPSPSPQPPQPTNSLSISLLSLTPQPPPASPLTQRCDFALVTSSIKTQRCDFALVTSSIKTQRCDFALVPSSIKTQRCDFALVPSSVQTQRCDFTLVPSSIKTQRCDFALVTSSIKTQRCDFTLVPSSIKTQRCDFTLVPSSVQTQKK from the exons CTTCTCCCCCAGCCTTTCTCACCAGCCTCTCCATCAGCCTCTCAGCCTCACCCCCCAGCCTACCACCAGCTCTCTCCATCagcctccccagcctcagccccatcctctcccagcctctcccctAGCTTCTCCCCCAGCCtttctcccagcctctcctccgCATCTCCCCAGCCTACCACCAGCCTCTCCACTCagcctccccagcctcagccccatcctctcccagcctctcccctAGCTTCTCCCCCAGCCtttctcccagcctctcctccgCGTCTCCCCAGCCTACCACCAGCCTCTCCATCAGCCACCTCAGCCTCACCCCCCAGCCTCTCCCCTAGTTTCTCCCCCAgactctctcccagcctccccaGCCCCTCCCCCCAGCCTCCCCAGCCTACCAACAGCCTCTCcatcagcctcctcagcctcaccccccagcctcccccagcctctcccctA ACACAGAGGTGTGACTTCGCTCTTGTGACCTCCTCTATCAAGACACAGAGGTGTGACTTCGCTCTTGTGACCTCCTCTATCAAGACACAGAGGTGTGACTTCGCTCTTGTCCCCTCCTCTATCAAGACACAGAGGTGTGACTTCGCTCTTGTCCCCTCCTCTGTCCAGACACAGAGATGTGACTTCACTCTTGTCCCCTCCTCTATCAAGACACAGAGGTGTGACTTCGCTCTTGTGACCTCCTCTATCAAGACACAGAGGTGTGACTTCACTCTTGTCCCCTCCTCTATCAAGACACAGAGGTGTGACTTCACTCTTGTCCCCTCCTCTGTCCAGACTCAGAAAAAGTAA